CCGCCCCGCGCTCCCGCGGGCTGTGGGACGAGACCCGGGTGCAGCTGCGAGATCAGATCCGCACGCAGGGCGGCCGTGTCGAGGAGCGCGAGGGCCCGCTCGGCAAGGAGCTGCTGGCAGAGGTGCCCGCGACGGCTGCCGAAGGATCCGAGATGCGCCTCGCGCGCTTCGTCGGTGTCGACGGCCCCCGCTGGTTCCTGCGCGGCGTGATCGGCGGAGATGCGGCGTCCGATCCGGAAGCGGCCGAGCAGGTCGAGGACCTGTTCCGGTCGATCGTCGTCGTCCGCGGCGGCTCGCCCATGCCTCCGCGCGATCTGATTCCCCTGAAGATGCCGTCCACGCCGGGCTCGGCGTGACGCCTACCGACGACGAGCAGCGGGACTCCGCGGCCAAGGAGCCATCGCCCGCAGAGCCGTCCGCCGCTGAGCTGATCGGCGCCGCATTGGGAGGAGCCGCCCGTCGGGCCGGTCTCGACTCTGCCAGCGGCGAGAGCACCCAGAAGGTGGTCTGGAGCGCCATCGGAGGGTGGCGGGGCGTGCTGGAATCGGTGCTGCCGAGCCTCGCGTTCGTCATCCTGTTCACCCTGCGCCCCGAACCGCTGATCCTGTCTCTGGGGGTCTCGGTCGGACTCGCCGCCGTGTTCACGCTCGTGCGACTCCTCCAGAAGTCCCCGCCCTCGGCGGCCCTGGGCGGACTGATCGCCGCCGGTGCCGCGGCGCTGCTGGCGCTGTGGACCGGTCGCGGTGCAGACAATTTCGTCCCCGGACTGATCACGAACGCCGTCTACGGCACGGGGATGATCGTCTCCGCGCTGATCGGATGGTCGCTGATCGGCCTCGCCGTCGGATTCCTGATGGGCGAGGGCACGGCATGGCGCACGGATCGCCGCCGACGCCGTGCGTTCTTCTGGCTCGGCATCGCCTGGGGGCTGCTGTTCCTGCTCCGCCTCGCCGTGCAGCTGCCGCTCTACCTCACCGACCAGGTGACTCTGCTCGGCACGCTGAAGCTCGTCATGGGGCTTCCGCTGTTCGCACCGATGATCGCCGTCACCTGGCTCGTCGTGCGGGCGCTGTACCCGCGTGGCGAATGACCGGAGCGCCTTGCGCCTCTGATAGATTTATCTCGACATCAAGATAAATTTCGGGCTTTTGCCGAGAGGGCGAGCGGAGCACACTGGTAAGGCGTGCCTTGCTAGCCGCGATGCTCCATCGGCGAGCAAGATGGAGTCGCCTGTCGCTTCCATCAGATTCAGAAGGAGACGGATACGTGTCCACGGTGAACAGCTTCGGTGCCAAGAGCACCCTGACGGTCGGCAGCACCGACTATGAGATCTTCCGAATCGACACTGTCGAGGGAAGCGAGCGGCTTCCGTTCAGCCTGAAGGTCCTCCTGGAGAACCAGTTGCGCACCGAAGACGGTGCCAACGTCACGAAGTCTCAGATCGAGGCTCTCGGCTCCTGGGACCCGACTGCGGAGCCCGACACCGAGATCCAGTTCACGCCCGCTCGCGTGCTGATGCAGGACTTCACCGGTGTGCCCTGCATCGTCGACCTGGCGACCATGCGCGAGGCGGTCACCGCCCTCGGCGGCGACCCGAGCCGGATCAACCCGCTCTCTCCCGCCGAGATGGTCATCGACCACTCGGTGATCGCCGACCTGTTCGGTGCGGAGAACGCCCTGCAGCGCAACGTCGAGATCGAGTACGAGCGCAACGGCGAGCGGTACCAGTTCCTGCGCTGGGGCCAGACGGCCTTCGACGACTTCAAGGTCGTCCCCCCGGGCACCGGCATCGTGCACCAGGTGAACATCGAGCACCTGGCCAAGGTCGTCTACGACCGGACGGTCGACGGCGTGCTGCGCGCCTACCCCGACACCCTGGTCGGCACCGACTCGCACACCACCATGGTCAACGGCCTGGGCGTGCTGGGCTGGGGCGTCGGCGGCATCGAGGCCGAGGCCGCGATGCTCGGCCAGCCGGTCTCCATGCTGATCCCGCGCGTCGTGGGCTTCAAGCTCACCGGAGACATCCCCGCCGGCGTCACCGCGACCGACGTCGTGCTCACCATCACCGATCTGCTGCGCAAGCACGGAGTGGTCGGCAAGTTCGTCGAGTTCTACGGTGCCGGCGTGGCATCCGTGCCGCTGGCCAACCGCGCCACGATCGGAAACATGTCGCCCGAGTTCGGCTCGACCGCGGCCATCTTCCCCGTCGATGACGTCACGCTCGACTACCTGCGCCTCACCGGACGCCCCGAGGAGACCGTCGCACTGGTCGAGGCGTACGCCAAGATCCAGGGCCTCTGGCACGACGCCGACAAGGAGCCCGTGTACAGCGAGTACATGGAACTCGACCTCAGCACCGTCGTCCCCTCGATCGCCGGCCCGAAGCGCCCGCAGGACCGCATCCTGCTGTCCGAGGCCAAGGAGCAGTTCGAGAAGGACATCCTGAACTACGCCACGGCGTCGACCAGCGACGACATCGTCGACCTGGAGTCGAAGCACTCCTTCCCGGCATCCGACCCCGGTCAGGTCCCCGGAGACGAAGAGCCGACCACCCGCCCGGTGCACATCAACAGCGGCGCCCCGGCGCACGCCTCGACGCCCGTGCCCGTCACCACCCCCGCCGGTGAGAACTACATCCTCGACAACGGCGCGGTCACCCTCGCGGCGATCACGTCCTGCACCAACACGTCGAACCCGTCGGTGATGGTCGCGGCCGGTCTGGTCGCACGCAAGGCGCTGAAGAAGGGCCTGAAGCAGAAGCCCTGGGTCAAGACCACGCTCGCTCCCGGATCCAAGGTCGTCACCGACTACTACGAGAAGTCGGGTCTGAACGCAGACCTCGAGGGTCTCGGGTTCTACACGGTCGGCTACGGCTGCACGGTCTGCATCGGAAACTCCGGTCCGCTCATCGACGAGGTCTCGGCCGCCGTCAACGAGCACGACCTGGCCGTCACCGCGGTGCTCTCCGGAAACCGCAACTTCGAGGGCCGCATCAGCCCCGACGTGAAGATGAACTACCTGGCCTCCCCGCCGCTGGTCATCGCCTACGCACTCGCGGGCTCCATGCACTTCGACTTCGACAACGACGCGCTCGGTCAGGACACCGAGGGCAACGACGTCTTCCTGAAGGACATCTGGCCCACCACGGAAGAGGTGCAGGAGATCGTCGACTCGTCGATCTCGCGCGAGCAGTTCATCAAGCAGTACGCCACCGTCTTCGATGGCGACGAGCGCTGGACGAGCCTGCCGACCCCGACCGGCCCGATCTTCGAGTGGGATGAGCACTCGACGTACGTGCGCAAGGCGCCCTACTTCGACGGCATGACGATGGAACTCACCCCGGTCGCCGACATCACCGGTGCGCGCGTGATGGCCGCTCTGGGCGACTCCGTGACGACCGACCACATCTCGCCGGCAGGCGCGATCAAGGCCGGCACCCCGGCGGCGCAGTACCTCACCGAGCACGGCGTCGACCGCAAGGACTTCAACTCCTTCGGCTCGCGTCGCGGCAACCACGAGGTGATGATCCGCGGCACGTTCGCGAACATCCGTCTGAAGAACACGCTGGTCAAGGCCGTCAACGGCGGCGAGCAGATCGAGGGCGGCTACACCCGCGACTTCACTCAGCCCGGTGGTCCGCAGGCGTTCATCTACGACGCATGCATGAACTACCAGGCGCAGGATGTGCCGCTGGTCGTCTTCGGCGGCAAGGAGTACGGCTCCGGCTCGTCGCGCGACTGGGCGGCCAAGGGCACCACGCTGCTGGGCGTCAAGGCGGTCATCACCGAGAGCTTCGAGCGCATCCACCGTTCGAACCTCATCGGCATGGGCGTCGTCCCGCTGCAGTTCCCCGAGGGCGAGTCCTGGGAGTCGCTGGGCCTGGACGGCACCGAGATCATCTCGATCGAGGGCCTCACCCAGCTGAACGAGGGCACCACGCCGAAGACCGTCAGGGTCACCGCGACCCCCAGCGAGTTCTCCGCCGAGGGCAAGCAGACGGTCACCTTCGATGCGGTCGTCCGCATCGACACACCCGGTGAGGCGGACTACTACCGCCATGGCGGCATCCTGCAGTACGTGCTGCGTTCGCTGGTCTGACACCGATTCGACGAAGGGCCCGGACGCGACTCGCATCCGGGCCCTTCGGCGTCGCCGCAGGCGTCGTCCAGCCGCGCGGCGATAGAATGTTGAGGTTCGCGTGCCGGCACCGGTGCGCAGTCGTCGAGTCGCGGAGGAGCGTCCATGCCGATCCTGCCGAGCATCACCGGTCCCAGAGATCTCGACCGGCTCACGCCGGAGCAGCTCACCGAGCTGGCAACCGAGATCCGTGCATTCCTGGTCGAGAACGTCGCCCGCACCGGTGGGCATCTGGGGCCCAATCTCGGCGTCGTCGAGCTGACGATCGCACTGCACCGCGTGTTCTCCTCACCCGACGACCCGTTCATCTTCGACACCGGACACCAGTCCTACGTGCACAAGCTGCTCACTGGACGGCAGGACTTCTCCCAGCTGCGCTCGCGCGGGGGACTGGCAGGCTACCCGCAGCGCGCGGAGAGCCCGCACGACGTCGTGGAGTCCTCGCACGCCTCCAGCTCTCTGAGCTGGGCTGACGGCGTCTCCCGGGCGCTGACGGCCACCGGCCGCGCCGATCGCCATGTCGTGGCCGTCGTCGGCGACGGCGCGCTCACGGGCGGCATGACGTGGGAGGCGCTGAACAACATCTCCGACGACAACGACCGCAACCTCGTCATTGTCGTCAACGACAACGGCCGTTCCTATGCCCCGACGATCGGCGGGATGTCCCGCTATCTGAACCGGGTGCGCACAGCAGCCAGCTACCGCGAGATGCACCGCAAGTCCGACCGACTGTTCCGCGCCTTCGGACCGTTCGGTCGCGCGCTGTTCCGTGGCGTCCGCGGCGGCACGCACGGCTTCCTGTCCCGCTTCACGAACAACGTCGCGCTGTATTCCAATCTCGACATCAAGTACCTGGGTCCTGTCGACGGGCATGACATCCCGGCACTGATGGAGACGATGCAGCTCGCCAAGGACTTCGGCGCCCCGGTGATCGTCCATGTGATCACGGAGAAGGGGCGTGGCTACCAGCCGGCCCGAGACGACGTCGCCGACCAATTCCATGCCGTCGGACGCATAGATCCCAAGACGGGTGACGCGCTGGGCTCATCGTCCGGCACGTCCTGGACCTCGGTGTTCGCCGACGCGCTCGTGGATGCCGGCGCCCGTGACGAGAAGATCATCGCCATGACGGCCGCGATGCTGCGGCCCACCGGCCTCGCCCCGTTCGCGGAGCGGTTCCCGCACCGCGTCTACGACGTCGGCATCGCCGAGCAGCATGCCGTTGCCTCTGCCGCAGGGCTCGCCTACGGCGGGTTGCACCCGGTGGTGGCGATCTACGCCACCTTCATGAACCGCGCCTTCGATCAGGTCCTGATGGACGTCGGACTGCACAAGGCGGGAGTGACCTTCGTGCTCGACCGCGCCGGCGTGACCGGACCGGATGGCCCGAGCCATCACGGCATCTGGGACATGGCGATGCTGCAGATCGTGCCCGGCATCCGCATCGCCGCTCCGCGTGACGCGAGCCGGCTGCGCGAGGTGCTGGACGAAGCGGTGGCCGTCGACGACGCCCCGACCGTGATCCGCTATCCGAAGGGTTCCGTCCCGGCCGACATCCCGGCGATCGAGCGGTTGCCGGACGGCGTCGACGTTCTGGCAAAGGATGAGACCGAGGACGTGCTGCTTCTCGGCATCGGACCGTTCGCCTCACTCGCGCTGGATGTCGCCGGGCGTCTGCGCGCACAGGGCATCGGTGCGACGGTCATCGACCCGCGGTGGGCGATCCCCGTGCAGCCGTCCGTTCTCGAACTGGCGGGGCGCCACCGACTGGTCATCACCCTGGAGGACGGCATCCGCGTCGGCGGTGTCGGCACTCGCGTGCGCCAGGTGCTGCGCGAGGCGGGCATCGACACGGCCGTGGACGAACTGGGCGTGCCGGACGAGTTCATCGACCACGCGACGCGCGAGCAGGTCCTGCAGGATGCGGGGCTGACCGCGGCGAAGATCGCTCAGGACGTCGTGGCGCAGGTGCTCGGCAAGCGCGTGCCCATGGCCCGCCAGACGGGTGAGACCGGCGCGATCGAACTGCCGATCCACGAGGCCCGCTGACTCAGGAGTCGAGGGTGCGGTCTTCGTAGGCGGCATCGTGATCTCGCGGTGCACGGGACCACCACGCGTGCACACCGCCCGCCACCTCCGACCGGCGAGCGCGGCGCGCTGCGCGCGCCCATCCGGCGACCACAGAGACCGCTGAGGCGCCCATCACCGCCCACGCCCATCCGCTCGTGAGCATGCTCGACGCATCGGCACCCATCGCGATGTAGATCAACAGCACGGCAAGACCCACTGCCGCGCCGAGCGCGGCGAAGGCGACGATGTGCACGGCGATGAAGCGCACGCGCACGAGGGCTCGGCCGAGCAGCCAGGCGACCGGCGCGAAGACGAGCATCATCACGAGCGCGACCACGCCTCCGATGAGTCCTGCGTATATGGCGAAGACGCCCGCCGCTGCGATGTCGCCGGTGCGAAGGGTCAGCACCGCGCCGGCGCTGAGCAGGATCACCATGAAGACGCACCAGGCGGTCCACGCTCCGCGCCAGAGATCTTCCGGTGCGAAGGCCATCGGCCGCTCCGGCGTCCGATCGTAGTGGGAGATCATGCCCGCACCTCCGCCACCTGGTCCAGCAGGTCGCGTGCGACGCCGTGCACGCCGGGCATCCGGGTGAACGGCAGAGCGACGGCCAGCAGCTTCAACGCGGTGTCCAGCAGCCGCTGCGTGCGCGCCTGCCCGTCGGAGTCGTCGTAGGTCCATCGCAGGACCAGTCCGAGATACGCGACGAACACGGCATCCGGCAGACGGTCTGCGATGTCGTCCGGCAGCCGGTGCTGTGCGCCGCTCACGGCCTTTCGAAGCAGCTCGAGGGTGAGGTCGCGTGCGGGCGAGGACTCGCGGGAGAGGGGGTTGATGGGGGAGTCCGGCGCGATCATCGCGCTGAGGAACCCGGGCGCCACGTTACGGTACCGCTCCAGATTCGTCAGTCCCGTCTCCAGCACGATCCGCAGCCGGTCGACGAGCGACGTCGCGGAGTCCAGCAGGGGTGTGGCGACCTCGGCGTGATCGTGCTGCACCTGCTCATACAGCTCCTGCACCAGATGGGTCTTGGAGGGGAAGTAGTAGTACGCGTTGCCCACCGAGACGCCGGCCTCGGTTGCGATGAGCCGGAGGGTCGTGTCCGGGTAGCCGCGCTCGATGAACGAGGCGATCGCCGCATCCCGGATCCTTGCGCGGGTCTGTGCGGCCTTGGGCGTCAGGTCAGAACTGAACATGTTCAAATCATAGCGCACGGTCGACGCAGCACGCCGGGCAGAGGGTCAGCCGATCTCGTCGAGGAGTGCTGCGACCAGCTCGGTCACCGGTGCCAGCAGTCGAGCGCGGTCGGCATCCACAAGTCCCGCGCGGGAGCGCCGATCCAACACGTCCTCGGCGGACATGGCGCCCTCTCTGCGCACGGCGGACTCGACCTCGCCGCGGGTGAGAGCGATTCCCGCCACAAGCTGCTCGGATTCCGTCGTCGGGGAGTCCGCCAGGCGCAGCGATGCCGTCCGGCTCGGCGATGCGGAAAGGCCGCGCAGGCCGACGGCGAGATCGACGGCATCCTCTGCCATCCGCCGATATGTCGTCAGCTTGCCGCCGAGCACCGTGACGAATCCGGCATCGGATGCCGCCACCAGGTGCCTGCGCGAGATGTCGGCCGTGCTGCTGTCGCCGCTGTCGACCAGCGGACGCAGTCCCGCATACGCGCCCAGCACCTGGGCGCGGCGCACGGGCGTGTCCAGCACCCGATTGAGGTTGTCGAGGAGGAACGCGATCTCGGGCTCGGTCGGCTGAGCCACATCGGGCACAGGGCCGGGAGCATCCTCGTCGGTCAGCCCGACGAACACCCGTC
Above is a genomic segment from Microbacterium sp. W4I4 containing:
- a CDS encoding aconitate hydratase, giving the protein MSTVNSFGAKSTLTVGSTDYEIFRIDTVEGSERLPFSLKVLLENQLRTEDGANVTKSQIEALGSWDPTAEPDTEIQFTPARVLMQDFTGVPCIVDLATMREAVTALGGDPSRINPLSPAEMVIDHSVIADLFGAENALQRNVEIEYERNGERYQFLRWGQTAFDDFKVVPPGTGIVHQVNIEHLAKVVYDRTVDGVLRAYPDTLVGTDSHTTMVNGLGVLGWGVGGIEAEAAMLGQPVSMLIPRVVGFKLTGDIPAGVTATDVVLTITDLLRKHGVVGKFVEFYGAGVASVPLANRATIGNMSPEFGSTAAIFPVDDVTLDYLRLTGRPEETVALVEAYAKIQGLWHDADKEPVYSEYMELDLSTVVPSIAGPKRPQDRILLSEAKEQFEKDILNYATASTSDDIVDLESKHSFPASDPGQVPGDEEPTTRPVHINSGAPAHASTPVPVTTPAGENYILDNGAVTLAAITSCTNTSNPSVMVAAGLVARKALKKGLKQKPWVKTTLAPGSKVVTDYYEKSGLNADLEGLGFYTVGYGCTVCIGNSGPLIDEVSAAVNEHDLAVTAVLSGNRNFEGRISPDVKMNYLASPPLVIAYALAGSMHFDFDNDALGQDTEGNDVFLKDIWPTTEEVQEIVDSSISREQFIKQYATVFDGDERWTSLPTPTGPIFEWDEHSTYVRKAPYFDGMTMELTPVADITGARVMAALGDSVTTDHISPAGAIKAGTPAAQYLTEHGVDRKDFNSFGSRRGNHEVMIRGTFANIRLKNTLVKAVNGGEQIEGGYTRDFTQPGGPQAFIYDACMNYQAQDVPLVVFGGKEYGSGSSRDWAAKGTTLLGVKAVITESFERIHRSNLIGMGVVPLQFPEGESWESLGLDGTEIISIEGLTQLNEGTTPKTVRVTATPSEFSAEGKQTVTFDAVVRIDTPGEADYYRHGGILQYVLRSLV
- a CDS encoding TetR/AcrR family transcriptional regulator — translated: MFSSDLTPKAAQTRARIRDAAIASFIERGYPDTTLRLIATEAGVSVGNAYYYFPSKTHLVQELYEQVQHDHAEVATPLLDSATSLVDRLRIVLETGLTNLERYRNVAPGFLSAMIAPDSPINPLSRESSPARDLTLELLRKAVSGAQHRLPDDIADRLPDAVFVAYLGLVLRWTYDDSDGQARTQRLLDTALKLLAVALPFTRMPGVHGVARDLLDQVAEVRA
- a CDS encoding DUF3159 domain-containing protein; the protein is MTPTDDEQRDSAAKEPSPAEPSAAELIGAALGGAARRAGLDSASGESTQKVVWSAIGGWRGVLESVLPSLAFVILFTLRPEPLILSLGVSVGLAAVFTLVRLLQKSPPSAALGGLIAAGAAALLALWTGRGADNFVPGLITNAVYGTGMIVSALIGWSLIGLAVGFLMGEGTAWRTDRRRRRAFFWLGIAWGLLFLLRLAVQLPLYLTDQVTLLGTLKLVMGLPLFAPMIAVTWLVVRALYPRGE
- the dxs gene encoding 1-deoxy-D-xylulose-5-phosphate synthase, whose translation is MPILPSITGPRDLDRLTPEQLTELATEIRAFLVENVARTGGHLGPNLGVVELTIALHRVFSSPDDPFIFDTGHQSYVHKLLTGRQDFSQLRSRGGLAGYPQRAESPHDVVESSHASSSLSWADGVSRALTATGRADRHVVAVVGDGALTGGMTWEALNNISDDNDRNLVIVVNDNGRSYAPTIGGMSRYLNRVRTAASYREMHRKSDRLFRAFGPFGRALFRGVRGGTHGFLSRFTNNVALYSNLDIKYLGPVDGHDIPALMETMQLAKDFGAPVIVHVITEKGRGYQPARDDVADQFHAVGRIDPKTGDALGSSSGTSWTSVFADALVDAGARDEKIIAMTAAMLRPTGLAPFAERFPHRVYDVGIAEQHAVASAAGLAYGGLHPVVAIYATFMNRAFDQVLMDVGLHKAGVTFVLDRAGVTGPDGPSHHGIWDMAMLQIVPGIRIAAPRDASRLREVLDEAVAVDDAPTVIRYPKGSVPADIPAIERLPDGVDVLAKDETEDVLLLGIGPFASLALDVAGRLRAQGIGATVIDPRWAIPVQPSVLELAGRHRLVITLEDGIRVGGVGTRVRQVLREAGIDTAVDELGVPDEFIDHATREQVLQDAGLTAAKIAQDVVAQVLGKRVPMARQTGETGAIELPIHEAR
- a CDS encoding DUF3710 domain-containing protein — protein: MTEEIEPTLKSAPEDRATAGPFDDAEANPVRPYIDLGGIKVLPREGLNLRLEVEEQTKRIVAVGLDYAGSSLQVQPFAAPRSRGLWDETRVQLRDQIRTQGGRVEEREGPLGKELLAEVPATAAEGSEMRLARFVGVDGPRWFLRGVIGGDAASDPEAAEQVEDLFRSIVVVRGGSPMPPRDLIPLKMPSTPGSA